The genomic DNA GATTTTTTTGCTCAGGAACCTCTGCACATAACTCTGTCACAGAATTAAACCTGATTTCTTTGTTTGAAGTGTATTCAAAGAATTGATTGCCCCCTTGACCATGGCATCCAAACAGTGAAAGGTTAGCACCTGTGGGGTTGTTGTCAGGAGCATTATAATCTAAACATTCAGAGGAGATCCCCGTACTGCGAACAGCTCCGTGCCAGCCTGGCCTATCCTCTGGAACGTGTAAGTTCGAAAACACGTTTTTCAAATACCAGTCAAAGCTCTTGCACTTCAGCCGTTCTCGTAGTAGCTTTCTTTCAGAAATATCTCCGTAAGCTTCTTTCCTGGCCGGAGGGTTTCGATTGTAGAAGTGCTCCTTGTACTCATCCATCCACACTTCCGCCGCCCGAGCAGTGTTCTGTAGGAAATTGGGCCGCGCATAGGGAGCCCGCTTAGGGAACACGTGGCCCACGTGGGAACACGGGTGGATCTCCAGTTTCCCTCCGCACTGCCACACCCGGAAAGACAGCTCCAGGTTTTCACCTCCCCACACTTCCATCCCAGTGTCATACGTTCCAAGGTACTCAAAATATTTCTTGCTGACAGCAAACAGTCCCCCGGCCATGGTGGGCGACCTGATGGGCTCGATTCTCGATTTCCACCTATCCCGCTCATGTTTGGGGACTGAGTGCCACTGGAACGTCAGACGCCAGTCAAACCCACCAATCATGGGCTCCCCGGTCTGCATATAGAATTCGAAAGTGTTCCAATCAATGGTGTCTATCACGGGACAAACCACGGCCGTTTCGTCCTCGCCGATCCTTTCCAAAAGGGGTTCCAACCAACCCGAGTTACACTCACAGTGGCAGTCCAGGAAGGTGAGCACGTCCCCCGTGGCAAACGTGGCCCCGATCAGGCGGGCCCGGACCAAGCCCTCCCGCTTGTTGGTCCGGATCAGGCGGACTCTCTCCAGGTTGCTGATGTACGTTTCGAGCTGCGCCTTCAAATAGACGCGGTCGCTCAGGTCATCCACCAAGATGATCTCCTTCAGGAGGACCGCGGGGGAGGTCTCCAACACGCTGTGGATGGTGCGGAGCAGCGTGGACCAGGCCTCGTTGTAGAAGGCGATGATCACGGAGGTGGTGGGCAGCCGCCGGTAGTGGAACGCCTTGGACCTGCACTCGGGCATCCTCTTGTCCTCGATGTGGCGGTGCAGGGAGATCCTGTCGCTGAGGTAGATGTTGATGGCATATCTCTCAATGAGTTCCTCCTGCTGCTTCCGTTCGGCCTCGCTCAGCTGGAGGTGGCTGGCTTTGCCCCACTCCCCCGGGGCCTGGGGGTCTGCGGGCGGCTTCTCGTACAGAGGCCGGGACAGATCTTCTGCCCCGGCCCCGGGGTCGGGgagctgcctcggcccccgctcCCAGGCCAGGCCCGCTCCCGGGGCGGCATGGAGCGTGGAGACCGAGAGTTCCACCAGCACGTAGGCCACGGTCAGGagcgccagcagcaggcagctctTGCCTGCCCAGGTCCACCTCGCGGCCACCCGGATCCGCATGGCCGGGGCGCGGGCGCGGACCCCGGTGCCGGCGCAGGGCAAGGCGTGCGGGGCTCGGGGCGGAGCGCACCTcccagcagggccctgctcccccGCAGGCAGGTCCTCGGCTCCGCGGCTCCGCGGCGGCCGGGTCCTCCCGGGGTCACCGAGCCCTCCGTCGCCGCCCGCGGCGCAGCCCCAGCTCCCGTCCCGTCCGCACTTCCTCCCGCGCCGCTCACAACTTTTCACCAACTCCcagcccacacccaccctccctcccggcGCTGACaaagccctccccctcccgctcgCTCCTCCTGGCGGCGAGTTCGCGAAAGTCTGGGGCCCGGCCCGGGGGCCTCGGCGGGACCGTGCGCTCCCGGGCTCCCCGCGCTCCCGGCCACCCTCAACCCCCCACCTAGGACCGCGGTGGTCCCCCGGGGCCCGGCGTGGACAGCAGGCAAGGTTTCCAACCAGCTGAGCGTTGCCCgtcacaaaaaggaaaaaaaaataaaaaatagagagagagcgcgcgcgcgCGAATACAACTTACCCAGGTGTTTGCCGTTGGGACTAAAGTCCAAGGAGGTGATCGCAGCTTTGTGGCCCTTAAAGTAACGCTCCAGAACGGGGTCCTCCTGGGAAGGAAAGTTGTCAAGGTGTGAAAGCAGGTGCAGAGCGCGAACTCGGGGGGTCGGGGATGCGCGCGGTCCCCTCCCGAGGGGTCAGTCCCGGGAGCGGCCACGGGCGGTGGGTCCGCGGGCGGGCGGCCCCACAGGGAGCCGCGGGGCGCCCCCGTCCCCCGCAGAGCCGGCCACATCCTCGGTCCGCGCTGCTCAGAACCGCGCGGGCCTGAGAAGCCGCCCGGGC from Myotis daubentonii chromosome 2, mMyoDau2.1, whole genome shotgun sequence includes the following:
- the POC1B gene encoding POC1 centriolar protein homolog B isoform X1; amino-acid sequence: MRIRVAARWTWAGKSCLLLALLTVAYVLVELSVSTLHAAPGAGLAWERGPRQLPDPGAGAEDLSRPLYEKPPADPQAPGEWGKASHLQLSEAERKQQEELIERYAINIYLSDRISLHRHIEDKRMPECRSKAFHYRRLPTTSVIIAFYNEAWSTLLRTIHSVLETSPAVLLKEIILVDDLSDRVYLKAQLETYISNLERVRLIRTNKREGLVRARLIGATFATGDVLTFLDCHCECNSGWLEPLLERIGEDETAVVCPVIDTIDWNTFEFYMQTGEPMIGGFDWRLTFQWHSVPKHERDRWKSRIEPIRSPTMAGGLFAVSKKYFEYLGTYDTGMEVWGGENLELSFRVWQCGGKLEIHPCSHVGHVFPKRAPYARPNFLQNTARAAEVWMDEYKEHFYNRNPPARKEAYGDISERKLLRERLKCKSFDWYLKNVFSNLHVPEDRPGWHGAVRSTGISSECLDYNAPDNNPTATASWDTFLMLWNFKPQARAFRYVGHKDVVTSVQFSPLGNLLASASRDRTVRLWIPDKRGKSSEFKAHTAPVRSVDFSADGQYLATASEDKSIKVWNMYRQRFLYSLCRHTHWARCAKFSPDGRLIVSCSEDKTIKIWDTTSKQCVSNFSDSVGFANFVDFSPNGTCIASAGSDHTVKIWDIRLNKLLQHYQVHSGGVNCVSFHPSGNYLITASSDGTLKILDLLEGRLIYTLQGHSGPVFTVSFSKGGELFSSGGADMQILLWRTNFDELNSKDVLKRNLKRLHFDSPPHLLDIYPRTPHCHEGKIETVEINPKLEVTDLRTSTPPVVDILSFGSTTTTDTVVRTLPDKDEELCKYFLNPSLMSSEYPRTTLKKKSEDMNDLPSESQRSIPLAVTEALEHIMEQLNVLTQTVSILEQRLTLTEDKLKDCLENQQRLCNAMQHKM
- the POC1B gene encoding POC1 centriolar protein homolog B isoform X3; translation: MRIRVAARWTWAGKSCLLLALLTVAYVLVELSVSTLHAAPGAGLAWERGPRQLPDPGAGAEDLSRPLYEKPPADPQAPGEWGKASHLQLSEAERKQQEELIERYAINIYLSDRISLHRHIEDKRMPECRSKAFHYRRLPTTSVIIAFYNEAWSTLLRTIHSVLETSPAVLLKEIILVDDLSDRVYLKAQLETYISNLERVRLIRTNKREGLVRARLIGATFATGDVLTFLDCHCECNSGWLEPLLERIGEDETAVVCPVIDTIDWNTFEFYMQTGEPMIGGFDWRLTFQWHSVPKHERDRWKSRIEPIRSPTMAGGLFAVSKKYFEYLGTYDTGMEVWGGENLELSFRVWQCGGKLEIHPCSHVGHVFPKRAPYARPNFLQNTARAAEVWMDEYKEHFYNRNPPARKEAYGDISERKLLRERLKCKSFDWYLKNVFSNLHVPEDRPGWHGAVRSTGISSECLDYNAPDNNPTATASWDTFLMLWNFKPQARAFRYVGHKDVVTSVQFSPLGNLLASASRDRTVRLWIPDKRGKSSEFKAHTAPVRSVDFSADGQYLATASEDKSIKVWNMYRQRFLYSLCRHTHWARCAKFSPDGRLIVSCSEDKTIKIWDTTSKQCVSNFSDSVGFANFVDFSPNGTCIASAGSDHTVKIWDIRLNKLLQHYQVHSGGVNCVSFHPSGNYLITASSDGTLKILDLLEGRLIYTLQGHSGPVFTVSFSKGGELFSSGGADMQILLWRTNFDELNSKDVLKRNLKRLHFDSPPHLLDIYPRTPHCHEGKIETVEINPKLEVTDLRTSTPPVVDILSFGSTTEQTISTQCGAFKCLTSNIPASFHPRPREAVASCVYCSHLRAPG
- the POC1B gene encoding POC1 centriolar protein homolog B isoform X4, whose product is MRIRVAARWTWAGKSCLLLALLTVAYVLVELSVSTLHAAPGAGLAWERGPRQLPDPGAGAEDLSRPLYEKPPADPQAPGEWGKASHLQLSEAERKQQEELIERYAINIYLSDRISLHRHIEDKRMPECRSKAFHYRRLPTTSVIIAFYNEAWSTLLRTIHSVLETSPAVLLKEIILVDDLSDRVYLKAQLETYISNLERVRLIRTNKREGLVRARLIGATFATGDVLTFLDCHCECNSGWLEPLLERIGEDETAVVCPVIDTIDWNTFEFYMQTGEPMIGGFDWRLTFQWHSVPKHERDRWKSRIEPIRSPTMAGGLFAVSKKYFEYLGTYDTGMEVWGGENLELSFRVWQCGGKLEIHPCSHVGHVFPKRAPYARPNFLQNTARAAEVWMDEYKEHFYNRNPPARKEAYGDISERKLLRERLKCKSFDWYLKNVFSNLHVPEDRPGWHGAVRSTGISSECLDYNAPDNNPTATASWDTFLMLWNFKPQARAFRYVGHKDVVTSVQFSPLGNLLASASRDRTVRLWIPDKRGKSSEFKAHTAPVRSVDFSADGQYLATASEDKSIKVWNMYRQRFLYSLCRHTHWARCAKFSPDGRLIVSCSEDKTIKIWDTTSKQCVSNFSDSVGFANFVDFSPNGTCIASAGSDHTVKIWDIRLNKLLQHYQVHSGGVNCVSFHPSGNYLITASSDGTLKILDLLEGRLIYTLQGHSGPVFTVSFSKGGELFSSGGADMQILLWRTNFDELNSKDVLKRNLKRLHFDSPPHLLDIYPRTPHCHEGKIETVEINPKLEVTDLRTSTPPVVDILSFGSTTTVSILEQRLTLTEDKLKDCLENQQRLCNAMQHKM
- the POC1B gene encoding POC1 centriolar protein homolog B isoform X2, with protein sequence MRIRVAARWTWAGKSCLLLALLTVAYVLVELSVSTLHAAPGAGLAWERGPRQLPDPGAGAEDLSRPLYEKPPADPQAPGEWGKASHLQLSEAERKQQEELIERYAINIYLSDRISLHRHIEDKRMPECRSKAFHYRRLPTTSVIIAFYNEAWSTLLRTIHSVLETSPAVLLKEIILVDDLSDRVYLKAQLETYISNLERVRLIRTNKREGLVRARLIGATFATGDVLTFLDCHCECNSGWLEPLLERIGEDETAVVCPVIDTIDWNTFEFYMQTGEPMIGGFDWRLTFQWHSVPKHERDRWKSRIEPIRSPTMAGGLFAVSKKYFEYLGTYDTGMEVWGGENLELSFRVWQCGGKLEIHPCSHVGHVFPKRAPYARPNFLQNTARAAEVWMDEYKEHFYNRNPPARKEAYGDISERKLLRERLKCKSFDWYLKNVFSNLHVPEDRPGWHGAVRSTGISSECLDYNAPDNNPTATASWDTFLMLWNFKPQARAFRYVGHKDVVTSVQFSPLGNLLASASRDRTVRLWIPDKRGKSSEFKAHTAPVRSVDFSADGQYLATASEDKSIKVWNMYRQRFLYSLCRHTHWARCAKFSPDGRLIVSCSEDKTIKIWDTTSKQCVSNFSDSVGFANFVDFSPNGTCIASAGSDHTVKIWDIRLNKLLQHYQVHSGGVNCVSFHPSGNYLITASSDGTLKILDLLEGRLIYTLQGHSGPVFTVSFSKGGELFSSGGADMQILLWRTNFDELNSKDVLKRNLKRLHFDSPPHLLDIYPRTPHCHEGKIETVETTDTVVRTLPDKDEELCKYFLNPSLMSSEYPRTTLKKKSEDMNDLPSESQRSIPLAVTEALEHIMEQLNVLTQTVSILEQRLTLTEDKLKDCLENQQRLCNAMQHKM